Genomic segment of Salvia hispanica cultivar TCC Black 2014 chromosome 2, UniMelb_Shisp_WGS_1.0, whole genome shotgun sequence:
AGTCGTCTTCACAGAGTCTTTCAAGCTTCCATTGATTCTTTTTGCTGATAAGAAGTCTCAAGATAAGTTTCAGAAGAACAATTTGGAGTTTAGCTTGTTTGTGCCGCGTAAGGATAGGGCTAAAGGGCAGCTTCTTGGGACGGCTGTGCTAAACCTTGCAGATTATGGAGTGATAGAGAGTTTATTAAGCATTAATGTTCCGTTGAACTTGAAGAGGAGCTCCAATGGCTCGGTGCAACCGGCTCTGGTGATTGGTTTGGAGCCGGTTGAGAAGGAGAGCTCTAACTCATCTCCTAGCGTTGGCCTATCGAAGCAAACATCTTTGgataatgataatgatgaCCTGGAAATTGCTTCGATTACGgatgatgacgatgatgatgtTTCTTCCCGATCATCAAGGACTACGGGGTCATCTGCCTTTGAGGTTGGAACATCTTCACCATCTCAGAGTGAGAAGGTAAGAAACATACTCATTAATGGATATTTCACTTTGGCTTTTGTTATTTTGCCGTTCTTCCTTTGGTTTTCTTTCTTATCTTACTTCATTTAGAAATCCATTCTAACAAAGTTCTTTGCTTCTTCTGATTATGTAtgtaaagaaagaaaatagataaagGTTATGAATATACCATCAGTTTGAGGTTTCCTTTTTCTGGCATGTTGTGCATTTACTttgtagtactaataatttgtAGCTAAATGCAGAATGGATATGGACATGCTGCAAATGACTCAGAGAAGAAGAGGAATGGGAGACTACCACCCACTGATACATCATCAGAGACTCAGAAGCAAGAAAGTGATAATAATTTTCCTTCGAAGTTTCGTGAGCGAAGCATGACATCTGTCAAGAAGAACTCTGAGACCACCCTCCTTAGAACTTTTCCCTCATCCGTAAGTCGACAAGATGCAAATGCAAAAGCCAACTCTGTAGTTGCATCTTTTTTGCAGGAAAGTGCTTCCTCTAGTTCTCATGAAGTGATTTCTAAGTACGAGCATAAACGTATTGGGAAAAAGCACGTGTCCGACCCTGCCAACTCTCTGGGCTACCATGCTACTCAAGCAACTGAGTTACTTGAGGATAGTAATCAAACACACGATCCACTTGTTAGCATGGTGAGTGCtgaggagaaaaagaaaacagatGACCATATCATAGAAGAGATGGCACATTCTACGGATAATATATTAGTTCAGCACATGTCAGAAGATGCTGTCAGAGGACAGGCAacagggatgagtgagaaaacACCAGAGGTTCCACTATCAAGCAGTATGAAAGCTCAGAATGTGAAATCTGTCCGTAAACATAGTTTGGTTGAAGGAACCGAAGACATTTATGCCGGGGAAAATGAGCTTAACCCAGACATAGCATATGCCTCTCAAAAGAAAGGTGGACTTGGTGTAGTAATAGAGCCAAAGACGGAACTACCAGACTTCATAGATGAATCAAAAACAAGAATTGAATTACCATATGcctctaaaaagaaaagtgaacaTGGTGTAGCAATAGAGCCAACGACCGGACCCCCAGAATGCAGAGATGAATGGAAAACGACAATTCAGATGCTTCGGGAGGAATTAAGGGAAGCAGCAGCTACTGAGGTTGGATTGTATTCCATAGTAGCCGAACATGCAAGTTCAGTAAATAAGGTCCACACCCCAGCTCGACGTCTGTCCAGATTTTATATTGATGCTTGCAAAGCAGGCTCTCAAGCTAAAAGGGCAAGTGCAGCAAGAGCGGCGGTCTCTGGATTAGTTTTGGTTTCTAAATCATGTGGGCATGATGTTCCAAggtgttttttccttttattgtGTCTATAATATGAAAACtgtttgaattcaatttcattatttttcttcttagtcATGCCTACCATCTCACCAAGTGGAAGATTTTCTTGACAGGTTGACGTTCTGGTTATCGAACTCGATAATGTTGAGGGCCATTGTCAGCCAAACCGCTGCAGAGTTATCGAATTGCAGTAGATCAGAAAGCAAAAGTACTGGCTCTTGGTCTGGATTAACATCGAAGGATTCCTCCCATTTGGAGCGAGAGCAATCTACTTCAACTAATGAATCTGATGATAAGGAAGATGTCTCAACATTTATTATTGCATTAGAAAAAGTCGAATCTTGGCTTTTCTCTCGAATAATAGAATCTTTATGGTGGCAGGTTGATTTTTTGGCTCTCTTTTCTCCTTGCTTTGTTAATTATGTATAACTTCTCTGATCTGCACAATTTTGAGATAATTTGTGGTCACCTCTGAACTGCAGACTTTTACACCGCATATGCAACCCACAGTTGCAAAAGTTAGTGATATCAGCCCACGCTCAGGGACAAAGAAGACATGTGGAAGAAGAAACAGTTTGGGTAACCCTGAACAGCAGAATTTCTCTATTGAGTTATGGGAGAAAGCATTCAAAGAAGCCCGTGAAAGGCTTTGTCCACTGCGAGCAGGAGGACATGAGTGCGGCTGCTTGTCTGTGCTGGTTAGACTGGTATGTTACAAGCTAAGCATGTTCAAAAATTCAAGCATCTCATCATTTAGTGAACATACAAGACttttgatttagatttaatatatttcagTTTCTgagattttgggaaaaaacCTCATCACTGGACCCTCCCCAGTTAGTTGTGTGGTAATATCAGGGATCATTAAGTAGTTTTGGAATGTTTTTGGTTGTGTTGTTCAGGTAATGGAGCAATTGATTGATAGGCTGGATATGGCAATGTTCAATGCTATTCTACGCGAATCTGCTGAAGAAATGCCTACCGATCCCATCTCAGATCCGATCAGTGAATCTAAAGTGCTGCCAATACCACATGGGCAGTCAAGCTTTGGTGCTGGCGTGGAACTAAAAAACTCTGTAAGTAACATGGTTCATTGTGTAGTCTATTTTGCTAAACTTGTTTTCTTAACGACATATTTGGACAATGAAACCAAGAACTAATGTCGTGGAAATGCTGCTAGCTAATTGTTTATTCC
This window contains:
- the LOC125205716 gene encoding uncharacterized protein LOC125205716; the protein is MVLGLRSKHRRGASVKVEYIVHVQEIRPWPPSESLRSVQKVLLQWENGSQYSGSFLSAAQNSKVVFTESFKLPLILFADKKSQDKFQKNNLEFSLFVPRKDRAKGQLLGTAVLNLADYGVIESLLSINVPLNLKRSSNGSVQPALVIGLEPVEKESSNSSPSVGLSKQTSLDNDNDDLEIASITDDDDDDVSSRSSRTTGSSAFEVGTSSPSQSEKNGYGHAANDSEKKRNGRLPPTDTSSETQKQESDNNFPSKFRERSMTSVKKNSETTLLRTFPSSVSRQDANAKANSVVASFLQESASSSSHEVISKYEHKRIGKKHVSDPANSLGYHATQATELLEDSNQTHDPLVSMVSAEEKKKTDDHIIEEMAHSTDNILVQHMSEDAVRGQATGMSEKTPEVPLSSSMKAQNVKSVRKHSLVEGTEDIYAGENELNPDIAYASQKKGGLGVVIEPKTELPDFIDESKTRIELPYASKKKSEHGVAIEPTTGPPECRDEWKTTIQMLREELREAAATEVGLYSIVAEHASSVNKVHTPARRLSRFYIDACKAGSQAKRASAARAAVSGLVLVSKSCGHDVPRLTFWLSNSIMLRAIVSQTAAELSNCSRSESKSTGSWSGLTSKDSSHLEREQSTSTNESDDKEDVSTFIIALEKVESWLFSRIIESLWWQTFTPHMQPTVAKVSDISPRSGTKKTCGRRNSLGNPEQQNFSIELWEKAFKEARERLCPLRAGGHECGCLSVLVRLVMEQLIDRLDMAMFNAILRESAEEMPTDPISDPISESKVLPIPHGQSSFGAGVELKNSIGNWSRWLTDLFGLEDDSTEHGGVCGDGKSFKAFRLLHSLSDLMMLPFGMLADPSTRKEVCPLFGPTIIKRVLNSFVPDEFCPDPIPQSIIDALETEEESDASEDILTSFPCTANPIKYTPPSAALLTCVGEVGSQVIQSSRLSSLKKSYNSDDELDELDSSFTSIVPDSFQSSALAKLASMATEKGGRSVVRYQLLREIWKDE